The nucleotide window GAGTGGGAGCCGGGCCGGCTCCTATCCCTGACCTGGCATCCCGGCGCCGGGCCCTTATCAGCCACCAGGCTCGAAGTCCGGTTCACTGCGGAGGGCCAGAGCACCGTCGTCCGGCTGAGACACTCAGACTGGGACCAAGCAGCCGATGGCGCAGAACGCCGACTAAAGTACCAGCAGGACTGGCCTTCCGTGCTGAGCAAATATGCGAGGTTCATGGGAGCCATTCGCTGAAGCAACGCTCCCTGAAATCGATACGAACGACCCTCTGGCCCCGGCCAGCTTTTCCAGCCGTGCACAGTTCACGTCTGTGGACCGAAAATATTTGACGACGAGATTCGGAAGGCCCTACCTAATGACTGACTCCATCATCAGCGCATTGCAAGCGGCGCTGCCGACAGAACAGGTGAGCGTACGGGAGGACGTACTGGCCGCGCATGCGCTGGACCAGGGTCCCGTGGTGGCCCACGAGCTGCCCATCGCCGTCGTGTGGGCGCAAAGCGTCGAAGACGTGCAGGCCGTCATGAGGCTGGCGTCCACGCACAGTGTTCCGGTAGTTTGCCGAGGCGCCGGCACAGGAGTGTCCGGCGGTGCCCATGCCACGCCCGGTTGCCTCGTCCTGAGCCTGGAACGAATGGACCGCATACTCGAGATCCACCCCGAGGACGAAATTGCCCGTGTGGAGCCCGGAGTCGTCAACGCCGATCTGAACATGGCAGTGGCCGAATACGGGCTCATGTATGCACCCGATCCGGCCAGCTACAAGATATCCACGATCGGCGGCAATGTCGCGACGAACGCGGGAGGCCTGCGCTGCGCCAAGTATGGCGTTACTCGTGAATCAGTCCTGGCTCTCGACGTCGTGCTGGCTGACGGCACGCTTATCAAAACGGGGCGCAGGTCTTTCAAGGGCGTGGCGGGCTATGACTTGACGGGTCTTTTTGTGGGCTCCGAGGGCACTCTTGGCGTCGTTGTAGGCGCCACGGTGCGGCTGCGCTACCTTCCTGCCGATGTGCAGACGATTGCCGCATTCTTCCCAGAGGTAACGACGGCGGCGGCCGGTGTGCTGGCTGTCGGCAAGGCGCGCGTGCAACCGGCAATCATGGAATTGCTCGACGGCAATACGCTGGTCCAGCTGGACGCAGAACAGGGCTCCGACTTGCGCCAGCGTGGTGGTGCGCTGCTGTTGATCCAGACAGATGGCTTTGCGGCAGAGACCGAAGCGAAGATTGTCCGGCAGGTGCTGGGAGCGCTCGGTGCCACCGTCACTGCTGAAGTCAGCGAGGAAGCCGTCCGTCTGGTGGAGCTGCGCAGACACAGCCGGGGTGCCGAAGTGGACGATGTCTTCCGAGTGGGTGAGGACGTTGCCGTGCCACGGTCCCAGCTTGTCCATTACATCGCCGAACTCGAACGTATAGCCGCCGACCACGAGGTCGGGCTCAAAGTTGTGGCGCATGCCGGTGACGGGAACCTCCATCCAACCTTCTGGGTGCCGGCCGGAGAGGCCGAAAAAGTCCCGGTGCTCAACGCCGCATTGGATGAGTCCGTCGAGGTCGGCCTTGCTTTGGGCGGCACCATTACCGGCGAACACGGCGTCGGTCAGTACAAAGTGCGCTGGCTCCCGCTTGAACAGCGGGAAGAAGTCCTGGAGCTGCAGCGGGGGATCAAGGCATTGTTCGATCCAAAGGGACTGCTGAATCCGGGCAAGGCATTGCCGGAACGGATCGAGGCGTAGGCTGTGGGTGTGCGTAAAGAGACATTATGGGAGGCCCAGAAGCGTGAGAACCCGGGCCATTCGGCTTGGTACATCAAGCGCTTCGAAAACATGCGGGCGCAAGGAAACGACCTTCACGGCGAGGCCCGGCTGATCGATGCGATGGCGGAGCGCGGCAGCCGGATTCTGGATGCCGGCTGCGGCCCGGGCCGGCTGGGCGGCGAGCTGGCGGCCCGCGGGCACCACGTGGTGGGGGTCGACGTTGATCCGGAACTGATCGAAGCCGCCCGCCGCGACCACCCCGACGTTAACTGGCTAGTCGGGGACCTGGCAGAGCTGGATCTGCCTGCACAAGGAATAGCCGAGGCTTTCGACGTGATTGTCTGTGCGGGCAACGTGCTCACCTTCCTGGCTCCGGGGACAGCTCCGGAAGTCCTGGCCAGACTGGCGCGGCATCTGGCGCCGGGAGGCCGGCTAGTGACCGGGTTCGGCGCGGGCAGGGGATACGAGTTGGACACGTTCATGGCGGACGCCGCGGGTGCGGGCCTGGCCACGGACCACAAGTTCGGAACCTGGGACTTGCGCCCCTTCACACCGTCGTCGGACTTCCTGGTAGCTGTCTTCAGCTTGGCTGCGTAAAGGCAGCGGGCGCGCTCCGGCGCGAGGCTCAATGAAGCCCACGCGTTCCGGGGGTTCCCGGGCCGGGCCTATTCGTCGTCGTTGTTTTCTAGTGCGTTTGCGGCGAGCAGCCGCGCGGTCTTGTCGTCGGGGTTGAGCAGAATCGCCGCTTCGTCCCGGCGATGGCGCAGCACGTCGTCGATGTAGGCCTGGACCGCTTCCGCCAACGGCACGTTGCGGCGCTGGCTCTCGGAGATGTACCAGCGGTGCTCGAGGACCTGGTGGACCACCTCCGCCGGTTCCAGCTTGCCCGCCAGCTCGCGAGGAATGGCCCGCACTACCGGCTCGAAGACGTGGCGCACCCACGCGTGGGCGCTGATTTCCTCGTCCAGATCCGGATTGTTGTCCGCCCGGTAGCTGTCCAGGTCATTGAGCAGCCGCCGCGCCTGATTTTCCTGCACGTCCAGTCCGGTCAGGCGGATCAGCCGGCGCTGGTGGTGCCCGGCATCCACGACCTTGGGCTGGAGCTGGATCTGGGACCCGTCCGGCGTCGTTTTGATGGAGAACTCTTCGACGTCGAAACCCAGATCATTCAGCCTGCGGATACGGGCATTGACCCGCCACCGATCACCCAGCTCGAAGGACTCCTTCTCGGTCAGTTCCGCCCAGAGCTTGCGGTAGCTGTCCATGATCCGCTCGCTGGTGGCCAATGGGTCGACCTTGTCCTCGATCAAGCCGCCTTCAAGCAGATCCATCAGTTCGCCGGCAATGTTGACCCGCGCTATCTCCAGGTCGTACTCACGCTGGCCGGTGGAGAGCTTCGGGTACAGCTCGCCCGTTTCCGCGTCCACCAAGTAGGCGGCGAATGCACCGGCATCCCGGCGGAACAGGGTGTTGGACAGAGAGACATCGCCCCAATAGAAGCCGACCAGGTGTAGCCGGACCAGCAGCAGGGCCTGGGCATCGATCAGCCGGGTCAGTGTGTCTTTGCGCAAGGTCTGGGAAAACAGCGCCCGATAGGGGAGCGAGAACTTCAGGTGCCGGGTGACCAGCACGGGGTCCAGGTCCTCGCCTTCCCGGGTGTGCCGGCCGCTGATGACGGCGACCGGCTCTACACAGGGGACGTCCAGCCGCTGGAGCTTGCGGAGCATGTGGTATTCGTGCCGGGCGATATGCTCGCTGGTTTCCTTGATGGCAATCACGGAACCGCTCAGATGGGCGAACCGGACGATATGCCGGGAAATACCGCGCGGAAGAGCGGCCAGGTTTTTCGCCGGCCACTCTTCCAACGCAATATGCCAAGGCAGGTCAAGCAGGCTCTCGTCCGTCGTGGCAGAGGTGATGTTCAGCGAACCCAGGACTGCGGCCGCTCCGCCATTATGCGGGCGCGGCAGTTTTCCCACCTGACCGAAGTCGGTAGGTTCGTTGTGCCAGTTGGCGTCCATCTGCAGTGACCCGTCGAAAGCGCTGCCGGAACTCAGGCCTTGTCCGCCTCCAGCGGCCGGTCCAGATCAGCCAGGGACGCCTGGGGCGCCGCCGGCGCATTATCGCCCAGCCGGAGGCCGGTCTGGGTGTCGAACAAGTGGACGTGGCCCTGCTTCGGGCGCACGTACACGGTGGTGCCGGCCTTCGGCGGCGTGCGCCCGTCCACGCGGCTCGTGATGTCGTGGCGGCTGCCGTTGACTTCGGTGTGGCCGTACACATAGGCGTCGGCGCCCAGTTCCTCGACCACATCGATCTCCACGGCCAGACCCTGGCCGTCCGGGGCCTGCTCCAGGTCCTCCGGACGCACACCGAGCATGACGGTGCTGCCGTGCGCCGCACCGAGAACGTCCCGCGGCACCGGATAGACCGTTCCGCCGAACTGGACGCCGCCGTCGGCCACTGGCAGTTCCAGCAGATTCATGGCCGGCGAGCCGATGAACCCGGCCACGAAAATGTTGGCCGGAGTGTCGTAGAGGTTGCGCGGGGAGTCCACCTGCTGCAGGATGCCGTCCTTGAGCACGGCGACCCGGTCGCCCATGGTCATCGCTTCGACCTGGTCGTGGGTGACGTAGACGGTGGTGACGCCGAGGCGCCGGGTCAGCGAGGCGATCTGCGTCCGGGTCTGGACGCGCAGCTTGGCATCCAGGTTGGAGAGCGGCTCGTCCATGAGGAAGACCTGCGGATTACGGACAATAGCCCGACCCATGGCAACGCGCTGGCGCTGGCCGCCGGAGAGCGCCTTCGGCTTGCGGTCCAGGTACTCCTCAAGGTCCAGCAGCTTGGCCGCCTCACGGACGCGCTGGGCGCGCTCCTCCTTGGCGATGCCCGCGATCTTGAGGGCAAAGCCCATGTTGTCGGCCACGGACATGTGCGGGTAGAGCGCGTAGTTCTGGAACACCATTGCAATGTCCCGGTCCTTCGGCGGAACGTCGGTGACGTCGCGGTCGCCGATCAGGATCCGGCCCGAGTTCACATCTTCCAGTCCTGCCAGCATCCGCAGGGAGGTGGACTTGCCGCAGCCCGAGGGGCCGACCAGGACCAGAAACTCGCCGTCCGCGATTTCCAGGTCAAGCTTGTCCACTGCAGGCTTCTCTGTGCCCGGGTACAAGCGCGTAGCATTATCGAACGTTACCGTTGCCATGGTGTTTCCCTTCACGGGCAGGTACGTGCCCGACGATCCGTTGTGATGGGTTGATATTCAGTTAGGTGAGCGGGCTCACGGAACCAAGTATGGCATGCGGCGGCAAGTAGTTGGCGGCGGCTCAGCTCAGTTGGGAGCCGGTTCCGTGCTGTTGGGAGGTCCGGCGGAGTTCCGCCAAGGTCTCGAGTACCCGGGCAAAAGCATCCGGGGAATCCACCCGAAAAGCCGCTCCCGACTCTCCGGATCCGATTTTGACACCCAGATCCTGCGGCTGCAGGGCCTTGATGGCGTCCTCGTCCGTGACATCGTCGCCCGCGAAGAAGACCGCCGTAGCCTCCGTAAACGCGCGCAGGAGTTCCAGTCCCTGCCCCTTGTCGGAGCTTAGGACCGAGGTCTCGAGCACCCGCTTGCCGTCCGTCAGGTGCAGTCCCTCGATTTCCGACAGCTCGCGGCGCGCTGCCTCGGTGGCGGCCTCGGCCACCGGATCTTCTGCCGTGCGGGTATGGAGTACGACGCCGGCCGGCTTGGCTTCCAGCCTCGTGCCCGGGTGGGCTGCGACCACCTTTTCAACCACCGCCGTGGCCTGGCGCAGCGCCAACGCCTGCGCCTGATCCAGGGTCAGGGCTGGGCTGCCGGGGCCGGTGAAGACTTCGGCGCCGTGCGAGCCGATGAGCAGGGTTCTATCGTCCGGCGAGGCAACCAGCCGCAGACTCTCGAGGGCGCGGCCGGAAATGAACGCCGTCGTTGTTTCGGGTAGTTCGAGCAGTTCCCTTACGGCGGCGGCGGCGGCCGGCAATGCCCGGGCATCTTCGGCGCGCGCGACAATCGGCGCCAGCGTGCCGTCGAAGTCCAGCGCCACGAGCAGCCGCGGCGTGCTGCTGATTTTCTCCAGCGCACGGCGCAGCGCCGGATCCAGCTCCCCGCGGTTCTCGCTCGTTGCGGCACGGTTTTCATTCATTGCCGCGTGCTCCTTACTCATTGTCGCTCCCCGCGGTTTTGCCCAGGGTTTCGCCATCGAGGGCGCGCAGGAAACTTTGGGACCATTGCTCGACGTCGTTCTGCAGGATCTGGCGGCGCATGACGCGCATCCGGCGGGTGGACTCGCCGGGGGCGATTTCCACGGCGCGCATGATCGCGTCTTTGAGCCCGTCGATGTCGTGCGGGTTGACCAGGATGGCCTGTTTCAGATGGTCGGCGGCGCCGGCGAACTCGCTGAGCACCAGCGCACCGTTGACCCCGGTCCGCGACGCCACGTATTCCTTGGCCACCAGGTTCATCCCGTCGCGCAGGGCCGTGACCAGCATGACGTCCGCCGCAAGGTAGAGCGCCACCATCTCTTCCTTGGGATAGCTGTGGTGGAGGTAGCGGATCGCGGTGTTGCTCAGGGTGTCGTAAGTGCCGTTGATCCGGCCGACCGCGCCCTCGATCTCCTCGCGCAACAGCCGGTAGGACTCGACGCGCTCGCGGCTAGGGCTTGCCACCTGGATCAGGGCCGCATCCTCCACGGTGACGCGGCCGTCCTCGAGCAGTTCGCCGTACGCCTTGATCCGGTGCTGGATGCCTTTGGTGTAGTCCAGCCGGTCCACGCCCAGCAGTACCGTCTTGGGATTGCCCAGCTCCTCGCGGATCTGCCGGGCCCGTTCGATGACCTCG belongs to Arthrobacter crystallopoietes and includes:
- a CDS encoding class I SAM-dependent methyltransferase codes for the protein MRKETLWEAQKRENPGHSAWYIKRFENMRAQGNDLHGEARLIDAMAERGSRILDAGCGPGRLGGELAARGHHVVGVDVDPELIEAARRDHPDVNWLVGDLAELDLPAQGIAEAFDVIVCAGNVLTFLAPGTAPEVLARLARHLAPGGRLVTGFGAGRGYELDTFMADAAGAGLATDHKFGTWDLRPFTPSSDFLVAVFSLAA
- the otsB gene encoding trehalose-phosphatase — encoded protein: MNENRAATSENRGELDPALRRALEKISSTPRLLVALDFDGTLAPIVARAEDARALPAAAAAVRELLELPETTTAFISGRALESLRLVASPDDRTLLIGSHGAEVFTGPGSPALTLDQAQALALRQATAVVEKVVAAHPGTRLEAKPAGVVLHTRTAEDPVAEAATEAARRELSEIEGLHLTDGKRVLETSVLSSDKGQGLELLRAFTEATAVFFAGDDVTDEDAIKALQPQDLGVKIGSGESGAAFRVDSPDAFARVLETLAELRRTSQQHGTGSQLS
- a CDS encoding DUF4032 domain-containing protein, yielding MDANWHNEPTDFGQVGKLPRPHNGGAAAVLGSLNITSATTDESLLDLPWHIALEEWPAKNLAALPRGISRHIVRFAHLSGSVIAIKETSEHIARHEYHMLRKLQRLDVPCVEPVAVISGRHTREGEDLDPVLVTRHLKFSLPYRALFSQTLRKDTLTRLIDAQALLLVRLHLVGFYWGDVSLSNTLFRRDAGAFAAYLVDAETGELYPKLSTGQREYDLEIARVNIAGELMDLLEGGLIEDKVDPLATSERIMDSYRKLWAELTEKESFELGDRWRVNARIRRLNDLGFDVEEFSIKTTPDGSQIQLQPKVVDAGHHQRRLIRLTGLDVQENQARRLLNDLDSYRADNNPDLDEEISAHAWVRHVFEPVVRAIPRELAGKLEPAEVVHQVLEHRWYISESQRRNVPLAEAVQAYIDDVLRHRRDEAAILLNPDDKTARLLAANALENNDDE
- a CDS encoding FAD-binding oxidoreductase, which encodes MTDSIISALQAALPTEQVSVREDVLAAHALDQGPVVAHELPIAVVWAQSVEDVQAVMRLASTHSVPVVCRGAGTGVSGGAHATPGCLVLSLERMDRILEIHPEDEIARVEPGVVNADLNMAVAEYGLMYAPDPASYKISTIGGNVATNAGGLRCAKYGVTRESVLALDVVLADGTLIKTGRRSFKGVAGYDLTGLFVGSEGTLGVVVGATVRLRYLPADVQTIAAFFPEVTTAAAGVLAVGKARVQPAIMELLDGNTLVQLDAEQGSDLRQRGGALLLIQTDGFAAETEAKIVRQVLGALGATVTAEVSEEAVRLVELRRHSRGAEVDDVFRVGEDVAVPRSQLVHYIAELERIAADHEVGLKVVAHAGDGNLHPTFWVPAGEAEKVPVLNAALDESVEVGLALGGTITGEHGVGQYKVRWLPLEQREEVLELQRGIKALFDPKGLLNPGKALPERIEA
- a CDS encoding ABC transporter ATP-binding protein, which produces MATVTFDNATRLYPGTEKPAVDKLDLEIADGEFLVLVGPSGCGKSTSLRMLAGLEDVNSGRILIGDRDVTDVPPKDRDIAMVFQNYALYPHMSVADNMGFALKIAGIAKEERAQRVREAAKLLDLEEYLDRKPKALSGGQRQRVAMGRAIVRNPQVFLMDEPLSNLDAKLRVQTRTQIASLTRRLGVTTVYVTHDQVEAMTMGDRVAVLKDGILQQVDSPRNLYDTPANIFVAGFIGSPAMNLLELPVADGGVQFGGTVYPVPRDVLGAAHGSTVMLGVRPEDLEQAPDGQGLAVEIDVVEELGADAYVYGHTEVNGSRHDITSRVDGRTPPKAGTTVYVRPKQGHVHLFDTQTGLRLGDNAPAAPQASLADLDRPLEADKA